From one Nocardioides scoriae genomic stretch:
- a CDS encoding class I SAM-dependent methyltransferase produces the protein MSDHDHAHQHDHDSHDGDPTAEDFFEPAGWEARYTGEATMWSGEPNPQLVAEAGRLTPGSALDVGCGEGGDVVWLARQGWRVTGADFAAQGLARAARHAEQAGVADRTDWWQVDARRFAADGRLFDLVTTHFLHPPDGGMVEVTRRLAGAVAPGGHLLVVGHAPSAHHTQLTDSHRRAMWEAADLLPGLPEGFEAVVVEQRPRSVERDGQRFDIEDSTLLARRTS, from the coding sequence ATGAGCGACCACGACCACGCGCACCAGCACGACCACGACTCCCACGACGGCGACCCCACGGCCGAGGACTTCTTCGAGCCGGCGGGCTGGGAGGCGCGCTACACCGGCGAGGCCACGATGTGGAGCGGCGAGCCCAACCCGCAGCTGGTGGCCGAGGCCGGTCGGCTGACGCCGGGGTCGGCGCTGGACGTCGGCTGCGGCGAGGGTGGTGACGTGGTCTGGCTGGCCCGCCAGGGCTGGCGCGTGACCGGGGCGGACTTCGCGGCCCAGGGCCTGGCGCGGGCAGCGCGGCACGCCGAGCAGGCCGGCGTCGCCGACCGCACCGACTGGTGGCAGGTCGACGCCCGCCGGTTCGCCGCCGACGGGCGGCTCTTCGACCTCGTCACCACGCACTTCCTGCACCCGCCGGACGGCGGCATGGTCGAGGTGACCCGCCGTCTGGCCGGGGCGGTCGCGCCGGGCGGTCACCTGCTCGTCGTGGGCCACGCGCCGTCGGCGCACCACACCCAGCTCACCGACAGCCACCGGCGCGCGATGTGGGAGGCCGCCGACCTGCTCCCCGGCCTGCCCGAGGGCTTCGAGGCGGTCGTGGTGGAGCAGCGGCCCCGCAGCGTCGAGCGCGACGGCCAGCGCTTCGACATCGAGGACTCCACGCTGCTGGCCCGGCGCACGTCCTAG